In a single window of the Elaeis guineensis isolate ETL-2024a chromosome 6, EG11, whole genome shotgun sequence genome:
- the LOC105047523 gene encoding LOW QUALITY PROTEIN: allene oxide cyclase, chloroplastic (The sequence of the model RefSeq protein was modified relative to this genomic sequence to represent the inferred CDS: inserted 1 base in 1 codon): MQIPSNGGFARGELFFRAKGTTQAQSLRAPVPKVDPLLPCVLPSSLTRFHTAYSRSVLLVPREFCDLASPFIQDLSLLLSTLESAXLPSSMASLRAPSLSLNIPTSGKTLSPLPQTRSLRSLRLSIPKSNRPPKLTAIPRRHSITASFFSNKEDTTSYSRSTKVQELYVYEINERDRNSPAYLSLSQKEVNSLGDLVPFSNKVYHGNLEKRLGITAGICILIQHVPERNGDRYEAIYSFYFGDYGHISVQGGYLTYEDTYLSITGGSGVFTGVYGKVKLHQIVFPFKLFYTFYLEGIPDIPKELLGKPVPPSPAVEPTPAAQAAEPHAAVKNYTN; the protein is encoded by the exons ATGCAGATCCcatccaacggtggattcgcgCGAGGTGAATTATTCTTCCGAGCGAAAGGTACAACCCAGGCCCAGTCCCTCCGTGCTCCGGTGCCAAAAGTAGACCCGCTTCTGCCTTGTGTTCTCCCCTCGTCCTTGACTAGATTCCACACCGCTTATTCCAGATCTGTTCTACTTGTGCCCCGCGAGTTCTGTGACCTCGCCTCACCTTTTATACAAGATCTCTCTCTTTTGCTTTCCACCCTGGAATCAG TCCTCCCATCCTCCATGGCCTCCCTCAGAGCTCCTTCTCTCTCCCTCAACATCCCAACCTCTggcaaaaccctctctcccctcCCACAAACCAGATCTCTAAGATCTCTCCGCTTGTCCATCCCGAAATCCAACAGACCCCCAAAACTAACCGCTATCCCCCGCCGTCATAGCATCACCGCCTCCTTCTTCTCTAACAAAGAGGACACAACTTCCTATTCGCGATCAA CTAAGGTTCAGGAGCTGTACGTGTACGAAATCAACGAAAGGGACCGCAACAGCCCGGCCTACCTCAGCTTGAGCCAGAAGGAAGTCAATTCCCTCGGCGATCTCGTCCCCTTCAGCAACAAG GTTTACCACGGTAATTTGGAGAAGAGGCTGGGGATAACGGCGGGGATCTGCATCCTGATCCAGCACGTCCCGGAACGTAACGGGGACCGATACGAGGCGATATATAGCTTCTATTTTGGGGACTACGGGCACATATCGGTCCAGGGAGGGTATCTGACCTACGAAGACACGTACTTGTCCATCACGGGCGGATCGGGGGTTTTCACTGGGGTTTACGGCAAGGTTAAGCTCCACCAGATCGTATTCCCGTTCAAGTTATTCTATACTTTTTATCTCGAGGGGATACCGGATATTCCCAAAGAGCTTCTCGGGAAGCCGGTGCCGCCGTCGCCGGCCGTCGAGCCCACGCCCGCTGCCCAGGCCGCGGAGCCCCACGCGGCCGTCAAGAATTACACCAATTAG